From Oncorhynchus masou masou isolate Uvic2021 chromosome 7, UVic_Omas_1.1, whole genome shotgun sequence, one genomic window encodes:
- the LOC135543145 gene encoding gamma-glutamylaminecyclotransferase-like, with protein sequence MTYIFVYGTLKKGQPNYFRMLPDQGHGKAEFCGHARTVDGYPLVIAGKNNIPYLLNRPGEGHRVQGEVYRVDDTMLSFLDAFEGCPTMYQRTSVQIELEDWKVEGRERSPGSMMEAFFYSTTSYQPAWLKHNFYENYDAYGDHGLVYIDREHRDPLKDL encoded by the coding sequence ATGACTTATATCTTTGTCTATGGGACTCTGAAGAAGGGTCAGCCCAACTACTTCAGGATGCTGCCGGACCAGGGGCACGGGAAGGCAGAGTTCTGTGGTCATGCTCGCACCGTAGATGGCTACCCGCTGGTGATCGCTGGGAAGAATAACATCCCCTACCTGCTGAACCGTCCCGGGGAGGGCCACAGGGTCCAGGGGGAGGTGTACAGGGTGGATGACACCATGCTGAGCTTCCTAGACGCCTTCGAGGGCTGCCCCACCATGTACCAACGCACCTCTGTTCAGATAGAGTTGGAGGACTggaaggtggaggggagagagaggagcccaGGCAGCATGATGGAGGCCTTCTTCTACAGCACCACGTCCTACCAGCCTGCCTGGCTCAAACACAACTTCTATGAGAACTACGACGCCTACGGAGACCATGGCTTGGTGTACATCGACAGGGAACACAGAGATCCACTGAAGGATCTGTAG